A window from Erythrobacter sp. YJ-T3-07 encodes these proteins:
- a CDS encoding cysteine synthase A, which yields MKAPAPLPRALDLIGNTPLVRLAGPSEAAGCDIYGKCEFANPGGSVKDRAALWIIRDAEARGELKPGGTIVEGTAGNTGIGIALVANALGYKTIIVMPDNQAREKMDTLRALGAQLVLVPPTKFANPGHFVHTSRRLAEETEGAIWANQFDNIANRRAHIDSTAPELWDQLEGRIDGFTCAAGTGGTIAGVGLGLKEKDEDVRIALTDPHGAALYNYYANGELSSEGSSVAEGIGQGRITANLDGAPIDTQFRISDEEGLTWVARLLKEEGLCLGLSSGINVAGAVALGRQLVADGRTDARVATILCDSGFRYLSTIFNAQWLRDKGLPVFDWLRD from the coding sequence ATGAAAGCTCCCGCTCCCCTTCCACGCGCTCTCGACCTTATCGGCAACACCCCGCTCGTCCGGCTCGCAGGGCCGAGCGAGGCGGCGGGCTGCGACATCTACGGCAAATGCGAATTCGCCAATCCGGGCGGCTCCGTGAAGGACCGCGCGGCGTTGTGGATCATCCGCGATGCCGAGGCACGCGGAGAGCTGAAGCCGGGCGGCACGATCGTCGAAGGAACGGCGGGCAATACCGGGATCGGGATCGCGCTGGTCGCCAATGCGCTCGGCTACAAGACGATCATCGTGATGCCCGACAACCAGGCGCGCGAGAAGATGGATACGCTGCGCGCGCTGGGTGCGCAGCTGGTGCTGGTCCCGCCGACCAAGTTCGCTAATCCCGGCCACTTCGTCCACACTTCGCGCCGGCTGGCGGAGGAGACCGAGGGCGCGATCTGGGCCAACCAGTTCGACAATATCGCCAACCGCCGCGCGCATATCGACAGCACCGCGCCCGAATTGTGGGACCAGCTGGAAGGCCGGATCGACGGCTTCACCTGCGCTGCGGGGACCGGCGGCACGATCGCCGGTGTCGGCTTGGGCCTGAAGGAAAAGGACGAAGACGTCCGCATCGCGCTGACTGACCCGCATGGCGCGGCGCTGTATAATTACTACGCCAACGGCGAACTGTCGTCCGAAGGCTCTTCGGTGGCCGAAGGGATCGGGCAGGGGCGGATCACCGCCAATCTCGACGGCGCGCCGATCGATACGCAGTTCCGTATCTCCGACGAGGAGGGGCTGACCTGGGTCGCGCGCCTGCTCAAGGAAGAGGGGCTGTGCCTCGGCCTGTCGTCTGGCATCAACGTCGCAGGCGCGGTCGCGCTTGGCCGGCAACTGGTGGCGGACGGTCGCACGGACGCGCGCGTGGCGACGATCCTGTGCGATAGCGGCTTCCGCTATCTCTCGACGATCTTCAACGCCCAATGGCTGCGCGACAAGGGCTTGCCGGTGTTCGACTGGCTTCGC
- a CDS encoding 2Fe-2S iron-sulfur cluster-binding protein, with translation MPKLTVVDRSGTERTIEVGDGLTVMEAIRDNGFDELLALCGGCCSCATCHVHVDPAFGDKLPAMSEDEDDLLESSDHRNETSRLSCQIEFTSDLDGLKVQIAPED, from the coding sequence ATGCCCAAGCTTACCGTGGTCGACCGCAGTGGAACCGAGCGCACGATCGAGGTCGGCGACGGCCTGACCGTGATGGAGGCGATCCGCGACAACGGCTTCGACGAGCTGCTGGCGCTGTGCGGCGGGTGCTGCTCGTGCGCGACCTGCCACGTCCATGTCGACCCGGCCTTCGGCGACAAGCTGCCCGCGATGAGCGAGGACGAAGACGACCTGCTGGAAAGCAGCGATCACCGCAACGAAACCTCGCGCCTGTCGTGCCAGATCGAGTTCACCTCCGATCTCGACGGGCTGAAGGTCCAGATCGCTCCCGAAGACTGA
- a CDS encoding DNA-3-methyladenine glycosylase, producing MGLSAQQIRGGLDSVAAIEPDMARALEIAGYPEPRIRPTGYKTLLRTIVGQQVSVASAASVWTKLEAELGEDFTPSCLLERDFDTLRACGLSRQKQGYARSLCELVHAGELDLHNLPEDDEEAIAQLTRIKGIGRWSAEIYLLFAEGRPDIWPAGDLAVMAGIGKIMGHEERPDEKATRALAEPWRPHRGAVAIFTWHCYDNPAL from the coding sequence ATGGGCCTGAGCGCACAACAGATACGCGGCGGGCTGGACAGCGTGGCCGCGATCGAGCCCGATATGGCGCGCGCGCTGGAGATCGCGGGCTATCCCGAACCGCGCATCCGCCCGACCGGGTACAAGACGCTGCTGCGCACGATCGTCGGCCAGCAGGTCAGCGTCGCTTCTGCGGCGAGCGTGTGGACCAAGCTGGAGGCGGAGCTGGGCGAGGATTTCACCCCGTCCTGCCTGCTCGAACGCGACTTCGACACGCTGCGCGCGTGCGGCCTCTCGCGCCAGAAGCAGGGCTATGCGCGCAGCCTGTGCGAACTGGTCCACGCGGGCGAGCTGGACCTTCACAACCTGCCGGAGGACGACGAGGAGGCGATTGCCCAGCTCACCCGGATCAAGGGGATCGGGCGCTGGTCGGCCGAAATCTACCTGCTGTTCGCAGAAGGCCGCCCCGACATCTGGCCTGCGGGCGATCTGGCGGTGATGGCAGGGATCGGCAAGATCATGGGCCATGAAGAACGCCCGGACGAGAAGGCGACCCGCGCCCTCGCCGAACCATGGCGCCCACATCGCGGCGCGGTCGCGATCTTCACCTGGCATTGCTACGACAATCCAGCGCTTTGA
- a CDS encoding S9 family peptidase: protein MTAATPAAKAPLIPRESLFGNPTRAGGQISPDGKWISWLAPSNGVLNVWMAPADDLDNAKVMTKATDRPIRQYFWAPDSASLLYIQDKGGDENFLLYGVNAETGVETTLTDFENTRVMVVGGSDRIKDKILIGLNNRDPQYHDVYMLDLNTGELTELIENNGYAGFVADDNLDVRLALKPNAEGGMDFFKVVDNEVEAEPFGSTGLEDSLTTSPAGFTTDGKTLYWLDSRGRNTAALTAMDVETGETRVIAQDEKADIGGSIRDQKTGEVEAYSVYYLKNEWVALDPEIKASLDFLKSKLTGEFGISSRTEDDTRWIIGNDPVVGPAKSFLYDRTANTLTELYVTRPELEDAPLQPMHTLELKSRDGLTLPSYLTLPPGSDSDGDGVPDKPVPMVLLVHGGPWARDAYGFNGYHQWLANRGYAVMSVNYRGSTGFGKDFINASNLQWSKTMHDDLIDATQWAIDEGVAIPDKVAIMGGSYGGYATLVGLTYTPETFACGVDIVGPSNLETLLSTIPPYWAPVVAQFHERMGNPNTPEGKQLLIDASPLYKADQIVKPLLIGQGANDPRVNQAESDQIVEAMKAKNIPVTYVLFPDEGHGFAKPSNNIAFNAVTENFLATCLGGRAEPIGDTIEESTAQIEEGADFVQGLKAAIDAD from the coding sequence ATGACCGCAGCCACCCCCGCCGCCAAAGCCCCGCTGATCCCGCGCGAAAGCCTGTTCGGCAATCCGACCCGCGCAGGCGGTCAGATCAGCCCCGATGGCAAGTGGATCAGCTGGCTCGCCCCGTCGAACGGTGTGCTCAACGTGTGGATGGCACCGGCGGACGATCTCGACAACGCGAAGGTCATGACCAAGGCGACCGATCGCCCGATCCGCCAGTATTTCTGGGCACCCGACAGCGCCAGCCTGCTCTACATTCAGGACAAGGGCGGCGACGAGAATTTCCTGCTTTACGGCGTCAATGCCGAAACCGGCGTTGAAACCACGCTGACCGATTTCGAGAACACGCGGGTGATGGTGGTCGGCGGGTCCGACCGGATCAAGGACAAGATCCTGATCGGCCTCAACAACCGCGATCCGCAATATCACGACGTCTACATGCTCGACCTCAACACCGGCGAGCTGACCGAACTGATCGAGAATAACGGCTATGCCGGGTTCGTCGCGGACGACAATCTCGACGTGCGCCTTGCCCTGAAACCCAATGCCGAAGGCGGGATGGATTTCTTCAAGGTGGTCGACAACGAGGTGGAGGCGGAGCCGTTCGGCAGCACCGGCCTCGAAGATTCGCTGACCACCAGCCCGGCGGGCTTCACCACCGATGGCAAGACGCTCTACTGGCTCGACAGCCGCGGTCGCAACACCGCAGCGCTGACCGCGATGGATGTCGAGACGGGCGAAACGCGGGTAATCGCGCAGGACGAGAAGGCCGATATCGGCGGCTCGATCCGCGATCAGAAGACCGGCGAGGTGGAAGCCTATTCGGTCTACTACCTCAAGAACGAATGGGTTGCGCTCGATCCCGAGATCAAGGCCTCGCTCGATTTCCTGAAAAGCAAGCTGACCGGCGAATTCGGCATCTCCTCGCGGACCGAAGACGACACCAGGTGGATCATCGGCAACGATCCGGTGGTCGGCCCGGCGAAGAGCTTCCTCTACGATCGCACCGCGAACACACTGACCGAACTCTACGTCACCCGGCCCGAGCTCGAAGACGCGCCGCTGCAGCCGATGCACACGCTCGAGCTGAAGAGCCGCGACGGGCTCACCCTGCCCTCCTACCTCACCCTGCCGCCGGGCAGCGACAGCGACGGCGACGGCGTGCCGGACAAGCCCGTGCCGATGGTGCTGCTGGTCCATGGCGGACCGTGGGCGCGCGACGCCTATGGCTTCAACGGCTATCACCAGTGGCTCGCCAACCGCGGCTATGCGGTGATGAGCGTCAATTATCGCGGCTCGACCGGGTTCGGGAAGGACTTCATCAACGCGTCCAATCTGCAATGGTCCAAGACCATGCACGACGACCTGATCGACGCGACCCAGTGGGCGATCGACGAGGGCGTCGCGATTCCGGATAAGGTCGCGATCATGGGCGGTTCCTATGGCGGCTATGCCACGCTGGTGGGCCTGACCTACACGCCCGAAACCTTCGCCTGCGGGGTCGACATCGTCGGCCCGTCGAACCTCGAAACGCTGCTCTCCACCATTCCGCCCTACTGGGCCCCGGTGGTCGCCCAGTTCCATGAGAGGATGGGCAACCCCAACACGCCCGAGGGCAAGCAGCTGCTGATCGACGCCTCGCCGCTGTACAAGGCGGACCAGATCGTGAAGCCGCTGCTGATCGGCCAGGGCGCGAACGACCCGCGCGTCAACCAGGCGGAAAGCGACCAGATCGTCGAGGCGATGAAGGCGAAGAACATCCCCGTCACCTACGTGCTGTTCCCCGACGAAGGGCACGGCTTCGCGAAGCCGTCCAACAACATCGCGTTCAATGCGGTGACCGAGAACTTCCTCGCCACCTGCCTCGGCGGGCGCGCCGAACCGATCGGCGACACGATCGAGGAATCGACCGCCCAGATCGAGGAAGGCGCGGACTTCGTTCAGGGCCTCAAGGCCGCGATCGACGCGGACTGA
- a CDS encoding SDR family oxidoreductase, with the protein MDRKAIFITGGASGIGRAIAQRFAREGWFVGLGDVNEKGMVETQHLIGLGFSFGHTFDVRDRDAWDEALDAFSMASGGRIDVVANNAGIPLGGTIDQNSVAEIERCLDINLKGVLFGAQAALPHLKKTAPGSCLLNTASAAGIYGTTGASVYSATKFGVRAITESLDGEWAEYGIKVRSIMPGFIETPLIDQVPNGQTNEAIRDRVKAAGLEITPVEAVGDAAWRAVHGDKLHTLVGKTAKRAAFAARWMPGQMRKVARGRAGGAMGGR; encoded by the coding sequence ATGGACAGGAAAGCGATCTTCATCACCGGCGGCGCATCCGGCATCGGGCGCGCCATCGCGCAGCGTTTCGCCAGGGAAGGCTGGTTCGTCGGCCTCGGCGATGTGAACGAGAAGGGGATGGTCGAAACCCAGCACCTGATCGGGCTCGGCTTCAGCTTCGGCCACACCTTCGACGTGCGCGACCGGGATGCGTGGGACGAAGCGCTCGATGCGTTCTCCATGGCTTCGGGCGGCCGGATCGACGTGGTCGCCAATAATGCGGGCATCCCGCTGGGCGGAACGATCGACCAGAACAGCGTCGCGGAGATCGAGCGCTGTCTCGACATCAATCTGAAGGGCGTCTTGTTCGGCGCGCAGGCCGCGCTGCCGCACCTGAAGAAGACCGCGCCCGGATCGTGCCTGCTCAACACCGCCAGCGCCGCGGGCATCTACGGCACCACGGGGGCGAGCGTCTATTCGGCGACCAAGTTCGGCGTGCGCGCGATCACCGAAAGCCTCGACGGCGAATGGGCCGAATACGGCATCAAGGTCCGCTCGATCATGCCCGGGTTCATCGAGACCCCGCTGATCGACCAGGTGCCCAACGGCCAGACCAACGAGGCGATCCGCGACCGGGTCAAGGCTGCCGGGCTGGAGATCACTCCGGTCGAGGCCGTCGGCGATGCCGCGTGGCGCGCCGTGCATGGCGACAAGCTGCACACGCTGGTGGGCAAGACCGCCAAACGCGCCGCCTTCGCCGCGCGCTGGATGCCCGGCCAGATGCGCAAGGTCGCGCGGGGCCGCGCTGGCGGCGCGATGGGCGGGCGCTGA
- a CDS encoding 4a-hydroxytetrahydrobiopterin dehydratase: protein MAVEKLSEEERGSWLEALEGWEMASDRDAIVRTFKFEDFSEAWGFMNRVALIAEKHDHHPEWSNVYNTVEITLTTHDADGLSHRDVHMAQAINGL from the coding sequence ATGGCGGTCGAGAAACTGAGCGAAGAGGAACGTGGAAGCTGGCTGGAAGCGCTCGAAGGGTGGGAAATGGCGAGCGACCGCGACGCGATCGTGCGCACCTTCAAGTTCGAGGATTTCAGCGAGGCGTGGGGGTTCATGAACCGGGTCGCGCTGATCGCCGAAAAGCACGATCATCATCCCGAATGGTCCAATGTGTACAACACGGTCGAGATTACGCTGACCACGCATGATGCGGACGGTCTGTCGCATCGCGATGTGCACATGGCACAGGCGATCAACGGGCTTTAG
- the ccmA gene encoding heme ABC exporter ATP-binding protein CcmA, with translation MQARLSARDLACRRGERLLFRKLTLDLGPGDMLHVRGPNGVGKTSLMRILAGLARPFAGEVERTGEVGLVDGRHALDLDRELGDAMRFWARLDGAGDPTSAMERLGVDALADIPTGYLSTGQKQRAVIARLLLRPRAIWLLDEPFAGLDTASQALLADLIAEHCGNGGLCLYVSHQPVDLPAKILDLAEYAE, from the coding sequence ATGCAAGCCCGCCTCTCCGCTCGCGATCTCGCCTGCCGTCGCGGCGAGCGCCTGCTTTTCCGCAAGCTGACGCTCGATCTCGGCCCCGGCGACATGCTGCATGTGCGCGGGCCCAATGGCGTGGGCAAGACCAGCCTCATGCGCATCCTCGCCGGGCTCGCGCGACCCTTTGCGGGCGAAGTGGAGCGCACCGGCGAGGTCGGCCTGGTAGACGGCCGCCACGCGCTCGATCTCGACCGCGAACTGGGTGACGCGATGCGGTTCTGGGCGCGGCTGGATGGCGCGGGCGATCCGACGAGCGCGATGGAGCGGCTGGGTGTCGATGCGCTGGCGGATATCCCGACCGGCTATCTCTCTACCGGCCAGAAACAGCGTGCGGTGATCGCACGCCTGCTGCTGCGGCCCCGCGCGATCTGGCTGCTCGACGAGCCCTTCGCCGGGCTCGACACCGCATCGCAGGCGCTGCTCGCCGATCTGATCGCGGAGCATTGCGGCAATGGCGGGCTGTGCCTGTACGTTTCGCACCAGCCGGTCGATCTACCCGCAAAAATCCTCGATCTGGCGGAGTACGCGGAATGA
- a CDS encoding heme exporter protein CcmB, with product MSAFAILLRRDLAILLPGGARGSAFLPLIFFLLVAVLFPFAVGPEPSLLARTGGGVLWVAALLASILPLDRLVAADRDAGVFDQLRLRGISEEVAMTARLIAHWLSFGPLILIATLPASALLSLSGPTFWRLLASLLAGTPGLAAIGLMTAALLASLRGGTALAGLMLAPLAVPLVIFGAGHLARVDMSGALFAGAFSLVLCAIAPFAAAAAIRAARD from the coding sequence ATGAGCGCCTTCGCGATCCTGCTGCGCCGCGACCTCGCGATTCTGCTGCCCGGCGGCGCGCGCGGCTCCGCCTTCCTGCCGCTGATCTTCTTCCTGCTGGTCGCGGTGCTGTTCCCCTTCGCGGTCGGGCCTGAGCCGAGCCTGCTCGCGCGCACGGGTGGCGGCGTGCTGTGGGTCGCCGCGCTGCTTGCGAGCATCCTGCCGCTTGACCGGCTGGTTGCGGCAGACCGGGACGCAGGCGTGTTCGACCAGCTGCGACTGCGCGGGATCAGCGAGGAAGTGGCAATGACCGCGCGGCTGATCGCGCACTGGCTTAGCTTTGGTCCGCTGATCCTGATCGCCACCCTGCCCGCCTCGGCGCTGCTATCGCTGAGTGGGCCGACATTCTGGCGACTGCTCGCGAGCCTGCTCGCGGGCACGCCGGGCCTCGCCGCGATCGGCCTGATGACGGCCGCCCTGCTGGCGAGCTTGCGTGGAGGCACCGCGCTCGCCGGGCTGATGCTCGCGCCGCTGGCCGTGCCGCTGGTAATTTTCGGCGCGGGCCATCTCGCCCGGGTGGACATGAGCGGCGCGCTGTTTGCCGGTGCCTTCAGCCTGGTGCTATGCGCAATCGCACCCTTCGCGGCTGCTGCTGCGATCAGGGCTGCGCGGGATTAG
- the map gene encoding type I methionyl aminopeptidase, giving the protein MTEYQTIEADSDVYRDGTIKLHGPEGFEGMRKAGRLAAEILDQMPELVKPGVTTASIDDAIRGMMLDAGAVPATLGYRGYTHSSCISVNHVICHGIPGEKTLKDGDILNIDVTPLLDGWHGDTSRMFFAGDPPLKAKKLVEATHEALMIGIDAASKPGARLGDIGAAIEAHAKQHRYGVVREFCGHGVGRLFHDAPEVVHVGVAGSGPELKPGMFFTIEPMLNAGKPWAKVLGDGWTAVSRDKSLSAQFEHSLAITEDGVEIFTLSPTGRDKPPY; this is encoded by the coding sequence ATGACCGAATACCAGACCATCGAAGCCGATTCCGACGTCTACCGCGACGGTACGATCAAGCTCCACGGCCCCGAAGGGTTCGAGGGGATGCGCAAGGCCGGGCGACTGGCCGCAGAAATCCTCGACCAGATGCCCGAGCTGGTGAAGCCCGGCGTCACCACCGCGAGCATCGACGATGCGATCCGCGGGATGATGCTGGATGCAGGCGCGGTGCCCGCGACGCTTGGCTATCGCGGCTACACGCACAGCAGCTGCATCTCGGTCAATCACGTGATCTGCCACGGCATCCCGGGCGAGAAGACGCTGAAGGATGGCGACATCCTCAATATCGACGTGACCCCGCTGCTCGACGGCTGGCACGGCGATACCAGCCGCATGTTCTTCGCCGGCGATCCACCGCTCAAGGCGAAGAAGCTGGTCGAAGCGACGCACGAGGCGCTGATGATCGGGATCGACGCGGCGAGCAAACCGGGCGCGCGGCTGGGCGATATCGGCGCCGCGATCGAGGCGCATGCCAAGCAGCACCGCTATGGCGTGGTCCGCGAATTCTGCGGGCACGGGGTGGGGCGGCTGTTCCATGATGCGCCCGAAGTGGTCCATGTCGGCGTTGCGGGCAGTGGGCCGGAGCTCAAGCCGGGCATGTTCTTCACCATCGAGCCGATGCTCAACGCGGGCAAGCCGTGGGCCAAGGTGCTCGGCGACGGCTGGACCGCAGTGAGCCGCGACAAGTCGCTCTCCGCGCAGTTCGAGCATTCGCTGGCGATCACCGAAGATGGTGTGGAGATCTTCACGCTCAGCCCGACGGGCCGCGACAAGCCGCCTTACTGA
- a CDS encoding DUF4163 domain-containing protein — protein MAAGFAKLVLVIGLGLAGCSSPEDMQRDVGVDKDKAAATASADEPKDGEKPAGQGREISEENDLYAFSFTYPETLGAIPALKDRLDQQAKREEADLQRVAREASEEARENGFPYNRYMVTIEWKLAGQTDEWFSLIENGATYFGGAHGNYGLSSVLWNKGSQRLLEPIMLFESQATLSEALGERFCNALDTQRMARRGGELDKDDDTFNRCPDLEELELVLLSNGNKFDRIMLYAAPYVAGPYVEGDYEVELSVDDAIRAAVKERYRDDFVG, from the coding sequence ATGGCCGCAGGTTTTGCGAAGCTTGTGCTGGTGATCGGCCTTGGTCTGGCGGGCTGTTCCTCGCCCGAAGACATGCAGCGCGATGTCGGGGTGGACAAGGACAAGGCCGCCGCGACCGCTTCGGCAGACGAGCCGAAGGATGGCGAGAAGCCCGCCGGGCAGGGGCGCGAGATCTCCGAGGAGAACGATCTCTACGCCTTTTCCTTCACCTATCCCGAAACGCTCGGCGCGATCCCTGCGCTGAAGGACCGGCTCGACCAGCAGGCCAAGCGCGAGGAGGCCGATCTGCAGCGCGTCGCCCGCGAGGCGAGCGAGGAGGCGCGAGAGAACGGCTTCCCCTACAACCGCTACATGGTCACGATCGAGTGGAAGCTGGCCGGACAGACCGACGAATGGTTCAGCCTGATCGAAAACGGCGCGACCTATTTCGGCGGTGCCCACGGCAATTACGGGCTCAGTTCGGTGCTGTGGAATAAGGGATCCCAGCGTCTGCTCGAACCGATCATGCTGTTCGAATCGCAGGCCACGCTGTCCGAAGCGCTCGGCGAGAGGTTCTGCAACGCTCTCGATACGCAGCGCATGGCCCGGCGCGGCGGTGAGCTGGACAAGGACGACGATACCTTCAACCGCTGCCCCGATCTGGAAGAGCTGGAGCTCGTGCTGCTGTCCAACGGGAACAAGTTCGACCGGATCATGCTGTACGCCGCGCCTTACGTGGCCGGGCCTTACGTCGAGGGCGATTACGAGGTCGAGCTGAGCGTGGACGATGCAATCCGCGCGGCGGTGAAAGAGCGCTATCGCGACGATTTCGTCGGCTGA
- a CDS encoding M17 family metallopeptidase, producing MNDTALIQPDKGQNATDLHLVNDAGFADWAKGLNDGQRAMLEAQNFTGKGYETAIVPATPGEGNAWFAVGGVADLDSLSSWCLARLAEVLPAGTYRLKGREPGPALHGWQTAQYKNLAFRSDAEAPGARVLLTQNAKAIEPAIAEAQAVNLVRRLVDTPPEVMGPAGLEAEFEALVKDHDARLEVTRGDQLEQNYPLVHAVGRAAARHHAPRIMHLTWGKKDAPVVAIVGKGVTFDSGGLDIKSSTGMALMKKDMGGAAHAIALAKLVMQHNLPVRLHLLVPAVENAISGNALRPGDIVKSRKGLTVEITNTDAEGRLILADALDRASEENPELLIDFATLTGAARVALGPDYPALMTRRDETAEALISAGKAHDDEPWRLPLPALYREWLDSPLADCINAPTNGFAGASVAGLFLDQFVGEDIDWAHFDTYAWRPTARPGRPKGGEAYGLRASWHMLRERFGA from the coding sequence ATGAATGATACGGCTTTGATACAGCCCGACAAGGGCCAGAACGCAACCGACCTCCACCTCGTCAACGATGCAGGCTTCGCCGATTGGGCGAAGGGTCTGAACGACGGCCAGCGCGCCATGCTGGAAGCGCAGAACTTCACCGGCAAGGGCTACGAAACCGCAATCGTCCCCGCGACGCCGGGTGAAGGCAATGCGTGGTTCGCGGTCGGCGGCGTGGCCGATCTGGATTCGCTGTCCAGCTGGTGCCTCGCGCGGCTGGCCGAGGTGCTGCCTGCCGGAACCTACCGCCTCAAGGGGCGCGAGCCCGGCCCCGCCCTGCACGGCTGGCAGACCGCCCAGTACAAGAATCTCGCCTTCCGCAGCGATGCCGAAGCGCCCGGCGCACGCGTGCTGCTGACCCAGAACGCCAAGGCGATCGAACCCGCAATTGCCGAGGCGCAGGCGGTCAATCTGGTGCGGCGGCTGGTCGACACCCCGCCCGAGGTGATGGGCCCGGCAGGGCTCGAGGCCGAGTTCGAAGCGCTGGTGAAGGATCATGACGCCAGGCTCGAAGTGACCCGCGGCGATCAGCTGGAGCAGAACTATCCGCTGGTCCACGCGGTCGGCCGCGCGGCGGCGCGCCACCATGCCCCGCGGATCATGCACCTGACCTGGGGCAAGAAGGACGCACCGGTCGTGGCGATCGTCGGCAAGGGCGTCACCTTCGATTCGGGCGGACTCGACATCAAATCCTCCACCGGCATGGCGCTGATGAAGAAGGATATGGGCGGCGCGGCGCACGCGATCGCACTCGCCAAACTGGTGATGCAGCACAACCTGCCGGTGCGCCTGCACCTGCTGGTGCCCGCGGTTGAAAATGCGATCTCGGGCAATGCTCTGCGCCCGGGCGATATCGTGAAGAGCCGCAAGGGGCTGACGGTCGAGATCACCAATACCGATGCCGAAGGGCGGTTGATCCTGGCCGACGCGCTCGACCGGGCGAGCGAGGAAAATCCCGAGCTGCTGATCGACTTCGCCACGCTGACCGGCGCGGCGCGGGTCGCCCTGGGGCCGGACTATCCCGCGCTGATGACCCGGCGCGACGAAACCGCCGAAGCGCTGATTTCTGCGGGTAAGGCCCATGATGACGAGCCCTGGCGTCTGCCGCTGCCCGCCCTCTATCGCGAATGGCTCGATTCCCCTCTGGCCGACTGCATCAACGCGCCGACCAACGGCTTTGCCGGGGCGAGCGTGGCGGGCCTGTTCCTCGACCAGTTCGTCGGCGAAGACATCGACTGGGCGCATTTTGACACCTACGCGTGGCGGCCGACTGCCCGACCGGGGCGGCCCAAGGGCGGCGAAGCCTACGGCCTGCGCGCCAGCTGGCACATGCTGCGCGAGCGTTTCGGAGCCTAG
- the argC gene encoding N-acetyl-gamma-glutamyl-phosphate reductase: MTTEVFVDGAAGTTGLEIVARLEAHPHFTPVVLDEARRKDADARREALNDTPFAVLCLPDDAAREAVELIDPAAKTRIVDASSAQRVADGWTYGFPELIGRERIADAARVSNPGCYPTGFLALVAPLVRAGLLPADWPFTVNAVSGYSGGGKALIERFANEPDIAFRAYALGLEHKHLPEMQRHAGLDHAVLFAPSVVPAYRGMLVEVPLHLGAMRTEPSADALRDELARFYADSEVVEVMAKADPGELLLHRDAAPDDGMRLHVFGNEGGWNARLVALLDNLGKGASGAAIQNLNLMAGFPETASLQLR; encoded by the coding sequence ATGACCACCGAAGTTTTCGTCGATGGCGCTGCCGGGACCACCGGGCTGGAAATCGTCGCCCGGCTCGAGGCGCATCCCCACTTCACGCCCGTCGTCCTCGACGAGGCGCGGCGCAAGGATGCCGATGCGCGACGCGAGGCGCTCAACGACACGCCCTTCGCAGTGCTGTGCCTGCCCGACGATGCCGCGCGCGAGGCGGTCGAGCTAATCGATCCGGCAGCGAAGACGCGCATCGTCGATGCCTCCTCCGCGCAGCGCGTCGCGGATGGGTGGACCTATGGTTTTCCCGAACTAATCGGGCGCGAACGGATTGCGGACGCCGCCCGCGTGAGCAACCCCGGCTGCTACCCGACCGGCTTCCTCGCGCTGGTCGCGCCGCTGGTGCGGGCCGGGCTGCTGCCCGCCGACTGGCCCTTCACCGTCAACGCGGTCAGCGGCTATTCCGGCGGCGGCAAGGCCCTGATCGAACGGTTCGCCAACGAACCCGACATCGCCTTTCGCGCCTATGCGCTGGGCTTGGAACACAAGCACCTGCCCGAAATGCAGCGTCATGCAGGCCTCGATCACGCCGTGCTCTTCGCGCCGAGCGTGGTGCCCGCCTATCGCGGCATGCTGGTCGAGGTGCCGCTGCATCTTGGTGCGATGCGGACCGAACCGAGCGCCGACGCCCTGCGTGACGAGCTGGCGAGGTTCTATGCGGATTCCGAGGTCGTCGAAGTGATGGCCAAGGCCGATCCGGGCGAATTGCTGCTGCACCGCGATGCCGCGCCGGATGACGGAATGCGGCTCCACGTCTTCGGCAATGAAGGCGGCTGGAACGCGCGCCTCGTCGCCCTGCTCGACAACCTCGGCAAGGGGGCCAGCGGCGCCGCGATCCAGAACCTCAACCTGATGGCAGGCTTTCCTGAAACTGCGTCGCTGCAACTGCGATAA
- a CDS encoding P-II family nitrogen regulator produces the protein MKKIEAIIKPFKLDEVKEALHEVGVSGITVIEAKGFGRQKGHTELYRGAEYVVDFLPKVKLEVVVADALAERVVEAIAGVAQTGRIGDGKIFVSTIDSALRIRTGERDEDAI, from the coding sequence GTGAAAAAGATCGAAGCGATCATCAAACCCTTCAAGCTCGACGAGGTGAAGGAGGCGCTGCACGAGGTGGGGGTCTCGGGCATCACCGTGATCGAGGCCAAGGGCTTCGGACGCCAGAAGGGCCATACCGAACTCTACCGCGGTGCCGAATATGTCGTCGATTTCCTGCCCAAGGTGAAGCTCGAGGTCGTCGTGGCCGACGCGCTGGCCGAACGGGTGGTCGAAGCGATCGCGGGCGTCGCCCAGACGGGCCGGATCGGCGACGGCAAGATCTTCGTCTCCACGATCGATTCCGCGCTCCGCATTCGCACCGGCGAACGAGACGAAGACGCGATCTAG